The Corythoichthys intestinalis isolate RoL2023-P3 chromosome 1, ASM3026506v1, whole genome shotgun sequence genome has a segment encoding these proteins:
- the LOC130917766 gene encoding gastrula zinc finger protein XlCGF52.1-like isoform X1 — protein sequence MYTSNETTLFKAFLSDVTVEDLHPEKDNHTYIKQESEMSDIKQEAEPETPYIKEEEQENEIGTFPLIVIVKSEEDEGPGEEIEAAKPMSDSSFQHLTIKGEGRSQPDGLLAPLSDSDDATTNSSDFNTNEDDVDFDQKSSKPFPCSHCDKRFSRKQELKAHTRIHTGEKPFPCTFCGKRFTGKGNLNKHTRIHTGEKPFACSLCDKRFCTKQELKIHMSTHTGEKPFACSLCDKRFLLKQQLTRHAHMHTGEKPFACSFCDKRFSGKQDLTTHTRRHTGEKPFVCASCGKRFTVKGELDRHARTHTGEKPFACSHCDKRFFQKLQLTRHTYTHTGEKPFACSLCDKRFFLKQELARHSYTHTGEKLFACSVCGKRFTRRGTLKKHAKTHSAEKPLS from the exons ATGTACACTTCTAACGAAACGACCCTCTTCAAAGCATTCTTATCGG ATGTCACTGTAGAAGATCTTCACCCTGAGAAGGACAATCACACTTACATTAAACAGGAGTCGGAGATGTCGGACatcaaacaggaggcggagCCAGAAACACCCTacattaaagaagaagaacaggaaAACGAAATTGGCACGTTTCCATTGATTGTCATTGTGAAGAGCGAAGAAGATGAAGGTCCAGGCGAAGAGATTGAAGCAGCAAAACCTATGAGCGACAGCTCATTTCAACACCTGACCATAAAAGGTGAGGGACGATCGCAACCGGACGGCCTCCTAGCGCCGCTCTCAGACAGCGATGACGCAACAACCAACTCTTCTGACTTTAACACCAATGAGGACGATGTTGACTTTGACCAAAAGTCTTCAAAACCTTTTCCTTGCTCGcactgcgataaaagattttctcgGAAGCAAGAGTTAAAAGCACACACAAGAATACACacaggagaaaagccttttccctgcacattttgtggtaaaagattcaccgggaagggaaatttaaacaaacacacaagaatacacaccggagagaagccttttgcctgctcactttgcgataaaagattttgtacGAAGCAAGAACTAAAAATACACATGAGTacgcacactggagagaagccttttgcctgctcactttgcgataaaagatttttgcTTAAGCAACAGTTAACTAGACACGCGCACATGcatactggagagaagcctttcgcctgctcattttgcgataaaagatttagtGGGAAGCAAGATTTAACAACACACACAAGaagacacactggagaaaagccattTGTCTGCGCaagttgtggtaaaagattcacagtAAAGGGAGAGTTAGACAGACACGCAAGAACACACaccggagagaagccttttgcttgCTCACATTGTGATAAAAGATTTTTTCAGAAGCTACAGTTAACGAGACACACgtatacacacactggagagaagccttttgcttgctcactttgcgataaaagattttttcTGAAGCAAGAGTTAGCAAGGCACTCGTATacgcacactggagaaaagctctttgcctgctcagtttgtggtaaaagattcacccggAGGGGAACcctaaaaaaacatgcaaaaacaCACTCTGCGGAGAAACCTTTATCCTGA
- the LOC130917766 gene encoding gastrula zinc finger protein XlCGF17.1-like isoform X2, whose protein sequence is MSDIKQEAEPETPYIKEEEQENEIGTFPLIVIVKSEEDEGPGEEIEAAKPMSDSSFQHLTIKGEGRSQPDGLLAPLSDSDDATTNSSDFNTNEDDVDFDQKSSKPFPCSHCDKRFSRKQELKAHTRIHTGEKPFPCTFCGKRFTGKGNLNKHTRIHTGEKPFACSLCDKRFCTKQELKIHMSTHTGEKPFACSLCDKRFLLKQQLTRHAHMHTGEKPFACSFCDKRFSGKQDLTTHTRRHTGEKPFVCASCGKRFTVKGELDRHARTHTGEKPFACSHCDKRFFQKLQLTRHTYTHTGEKPFACSLCDKRFFLKQELARHSYTHTGEKLFACSVCGKRFTRRGTLKKHAKTHSAEKPLS, encoded by the coding sequence ATGTCGGACatcaaacaggaggcggagCCAGAAACACCCTacattaaagaagaagaacaggaaAACGAAATTGGCACGTTTCCATTGATTGTCATTGTGAAGAGCGAAGAAGATGAAGGTCCAGGCGAAGAGATTGAAGCAGCAAAACCTATGAGCGACAGCTCATTTCAACACCTGACCATAAAAGGTGAGGGACGATCGCAACCGGACGGCCTCCTAGCGCCGCTCTCAGACAGCGATGACGCAACAACCAACTCTTCTGACTTTAACACCAATGAGGACGATGTTGACTTTGACCAAAAGTCTTCAAAACCTTTTCCTTGCTCGcactgcgataaaagattttctcgGAAGCAAGAGTTAAAAGCACACACAAGAATACACacaggagaaaagccttttccctgcacattttgtggtaaaagattcaccgggaagggaaatttaaacaaacacacaagaatacacaccggagagaagccttttgcctgctcactttgcgataaaagattttgtacGAAGCAAGAACTAAAAATACACATGAGTacgcacactggagagaagccttttgcctgctcactttgcgataaaagatttttgcTTAAGCAACAGTTAACTAGACACGCGCACATGcatactggagagaagcctttcgcctgctcattttgcgataaaagatttagtGGGAAGCAAGATTTAACAACACACACAAGaagacacactggagaaaagccattTGTCTGCGCaagttgtggtaaaagattcacagtAAAGGGAGAGTTAGACAGACACGCAAGAACACACaccggagagaagccttttgcttgCTCACATTGTGATAAAAGATTTTTTCAGAAGCTACAGTTAACGAGACACACgtatacacacactggagagaagccttttgcttgctcactttgcgataaaagattttttcTGAAGCAAGAGTTAGCAAGGCACTCGTATacgcacactggagaaaagctctttgcctgctcagtttgtggtaaaagattcacccggAGGGGAACcctaaaaaaacatgcaaaaacaCACTCTGCGGAGAAACCTTTATCCTGA
- the LOC130917766 gene encoding uncharacterized protein LOC130917766 isoform X3 produces the protein MYTSNETTLFKAFLSDVTVEDLHPEKDNHTYIKQESEMSDIKQEAEPETPYIKEEEQENEIGTFPLIVIVKSEEDEGPGEEIEAAKPMSDSSFQHLTIKA, from the exons ATGTACACTTCTAACGAAACGACCCTCTTCAAAGCATTCTTATCGG ATGTCACTGTAGAAGATCTTCACCCTGAGAAGGACAATCACACTTACATTAAACAGGAGTCGGAGATGTCGGACatcaaacaggaggcggagCCAGAAACACCCTacattaaagaagaagaacaggaaAACGAAATTGGCACGTTTCCATTGATTGTCATTGTGAAGAGCGAAGAAGATGAAGGTCCAGGCGAAGAGATTGAAGCAGCAAAACCTATGAGCGACAGCTCATTTCAACACCTGACCATAAAAG
- the LOC130917590 gene encoding oocyte zinc finger protein XlCOF6-like codes for MPNYCVVGGCKSVGNKDLGVSTYTFPKIDPLRRAWVRFVQLTRSDFCEPGPRAVVCSRHFKEECFESPCAAILESREESGFCNRLAKKKKLDAVPTICFPDRECFSHPLTVKRCEGTMKKRERKRVIEKALSHRRLAKANVTLKTEADETRAIADGDTTEDIGRHKTETEVRQPSVSEEEGSLMKPTLQKHGTIDVTVEDSYPEKHDPPQVKQESESEMPYIKQEAQTPSWKEEKREDVLTTFPMTVSVKSEEDEGPSEESGATKPTSQSSFKHMMTKGEGRSQPDGLLTQPSDSDDVTSHSSEYNTDDEDVDFDQNASKSSNKSSLKLNSHTRTQTRKKPFACSLCNKRFCQKGNLKKHSKIHTGEKCFACSICDKRFSLNIYLTTHMRTHTGEKPFPCSVCGKSFRQKATLNRHAITHTGEKPFGCSVCDKRFYQKQQLTAHTYTHTEKKPFPCSVCRKRFSGKHQLKIHTRIHTGEKPFPCTFCCKRFSAKGDLNCHTRTHTGEKPFLCTYCGKIFSDKGNLNRHKRIHTGEKCFACSICDKRFFLKMYLTTHMRTHTGEKPFSCSVCGKSFGQKTTLNSHARTHTGEKSFLCTYCGKIFTDNGNLNRHKIIHTGEKCFACSICDKRFFQKMYLTTHMRTHTGEKPFPCSVCGKSFRQKATLNRHARAHTEKKPFACSLCDKRFCLKKGLTAHMSTHTGERPFACSVCDKSFTTKGNLNSHTRTHTGEKPFACSFCNKRFSRKQHLTSHMSTHTGEKPLN; via the exons ATGCCGAACTATTGCGTTGTCGGTGGATGCAAGAGTGTTGGAAACAAAGACTTGGGGGTTTCAACATATACATTTCCAAAAATAGATCCACTTAGACGAGCGTGGGTGAGATTTGTGCAGCTAACCCGGAGCGATTTTTGTGAACCTGGACCACGGGCTGTCGTGTGTTCGCGACATTTCAAAGAGGAGTGCTTCGAAAGCCCTTGCGCCGCTATCCTTGAAAGTAGAGAGGAATCAGGATTCTGCAATAG ACTTGCCAAGAAAAAGAAGCTGGATGCTGTCCCAACGATCTGTTTTCCTGACAGAGAGTGTTTTTCTCATCCACTGACAGTTAAACGCTGTGAAGGGACAATGAAGAAAAGAGAACGTAAACGG GTCATTGAGAAGGCACTTTCTCACAGACGTCTGGCCAAAGCTAATGTGACTTTGAAGACAGAAGCTGATGAGACGAGAGCTATTGCAGATGGTGATACGACCGAGGATATTGGTAGGCATAAGACTGAAACCGAAGTCCGTCAACCATCAGTGTCTGAGGAAGAAGGAAGTCTGATGAAGCCAACTCTGCAGAAACACGGAACTATAG ATGTCACTGTAGAAGACTCTTACCCTGAGAAGCACGATCCCCCCCAGGTTAAACAGGAGTCTGAGTCGGAGATGCCGTACATCAAACAGGAGGCGCAGACTCCCAGCTGGAAAGAAGAAAAACGGGAAGATGTACTCACTACGTTTCCAATGACTGTCAGTGTGAAAAGCGAAGAAGATGAAGGTCCAAGCGAAGAAAGTGGCGCAACGAAACCTACAAGCCAGAGCTCGTTTAAACACATGATGACAAAAGGTGAGGGACGATCGCAACCGGACGGCCTCTTAACTCAGCCCTCGGACAGCGACGACGTAACATCACACTCTTCTGAATATAACACTGATGATGAGGATGTtgactttgaccaaaatgcttcaaaatcctcAAACAAGTCATCATTGAAATTAAAcagtcacacaagaacacagacCAGAAAGAAGCCTTTCGCTTGCTCACTTTGCAATAAAAGATTTTGCCAGAAAGGAAATttgaaaaaacattcaaaaataCACACCGGAGAGAAGTGTTTCGCCTGCTCAAtttgtgataaaagattttctCTGAACATATATTTAACGACGCACATGAGGACGcatactggagaaaagcctttcccctgctcagtttgtggtaaaagctTCCGTCAGAAGGCAACTTTAAACAGACACGCgataacacacactggagagaagcctttcggcTGCTcagtttgcgataaaagattttacCAGAAGCAACAGTTAACAgcacacacgtacacacacacggaaaaaaagccttttcccTGCTCTGTTTGTAGGAAAAGATTTTCTGGGAAGCATCAGTTAAAAATACATACAAGaatacacactggagaaaagcccttTCCCTGCACATTTTGTTGTAAAAGATTCTCCGCGAAGGGAGATTTAAACtgtcacacaagaacacacaccggTGAGAAGCCTTTTCTCTGCACATATTGTGGTAAAATATTCAGTGACAAGGGAAATTTAAATAGACACAAAAGAATACACACCGGAGAAAAGTGTTTTGCCTGCTCAAtttgtgataaaagattttTTCTAAAGATGTATTTAACGACGCACATGaggacacacactggagaaaagcctttctcctgctcagtttgtggtaaaagctTCGGTCAGAAGACAACTTTAAACAGTCacgcaagaacacacactggggaAAAGTCTTTTCTCTGCACATATTGTGGTAAAATATTCACTGACAATGGAAATTTAAACAGACACAAAATAATACACACCGGAGAGAAGTGTTTCGCCTGCTCAAtttgtgataaaagattttTTCAGAAGATGTATTTAACGACGCACATGaggacacacactggagaaaagcctttcccctgctcagtttgtggtaaaagctTCCGTCAGAAGGCAACTTTAAACAGACATGCAAGAGCACACACTGAaaagaagcctttcgcctgctcactttgcgataaaagattttgtcTGAAGAAAGGTTTAACGGCACACAtgagtacacacactggagaaaggcCTTTTGCCTGCTCGGTTTGCGACAAAAGTTTCACTACGAAGGGAAATTTAAAcagtcacacaagaacacacactggagagaagccttttgcctgctcatttTGCAATAAAAGATTTAGTCGGAAGCAACATTTAACATCACACATGAGTACACACACTGGGGAAAAACCTTTGAATTGA
- the LOC130923057 gene encoding gastrula zinc finger protein XlCGF57.1-like, translating into MPYFKEEAETETFSIKEEEQEDEITKFPMTIIVKSEEDEVKSEESEESEAAKSPSLSLLQHLTKGEGRLQPDGILAQHSDSDDVTSHSSDYNTDEDFDFDQNSSKSLNKLSLRRDTKEHAGGKPFPCSICDKRFFLKKYLRTHMRTHTGKKPFHCSVCGKSFSQKATLNSHTRTHTGEKPFACSLCDKRFSRKQRLTTHMCTHTGEKPFPCTLCGKRFTSKGKFDSHARIHTVDKCFTCSLCDKRFCEKYLLTNHMDTHTGIKLFRCSVCGKSFHQKASLNRHAITHTGEMPFACSLCDKRFAMKHYLTRHMYTHTGIKPFPCSVCSKRFRQKGALNKHARTHTGEKPFTCEFCGHKFASKGSLIKHTRTHTEEKPFACSLCDKRFWTEHELTTHRYTHTGIKLFPCSVCSKSFCQKGDLIRHARTHTGEKPFACSHCNKRFSLNHSLTRHMWTHPEGKPFAC; encoded by the coding sequence ATGCCGTACTTCAAAGAGGAGGCAGAGACGGAGACATTCAGcattaaagaagaagaacaggaaGATGAAATCACCAAGTTTCCAATGACCATCATTGTGAAAAGCGAAGAAGATGAAGTGAAAAGCGAAGAGAGCGAAGAGAGCGAAGCAGCGAAATCTCCGAGCCTCAGCTTGCTTCAGCACCTAACAAAAGGTGAGGGACGATTGCAACCGGATGGCATCTTAGCTCAGCACTCGGACAGCGACGACGTGACATCACActcatctgactataacactGATGAGGATTTTGACTTTGACCAAAACTCTTCGAAATCCTTAAACAAGTTATCATTGAGAAGAGACACAAAAGAACACGCGGGTGGgaaaccttttccctgctcgatttgtgataaaagattttttctgaagaaatatttaaggACGCACATGAGGACACACACTGGCAAAAAGCCGTTccactgctcagtttgtggtaaaagctTCAGTCAGAAGGCAACTTTAAAcagtcacacaagaacacacactggagagaagccattcgcctgctcactttgcgataaaagatttagtCGGAAGCAACGTTTAACAACACACAtgtgtacacacactggagaaaagccttttccctGCACATTATGTGGAAAAAGATTCACTTCAAAGGGAAAATTTGACAGTCATGCAAGAATACACACTGTAGACAAGTGTTTCacctgctcactttgtgataaaagattttgtgaaaagtatttgttaacaaatCACATGGATACACACACGGGAATAAAGCTTTTTCGTTGCTCAGTTTGTGGGAAAAGCTTCCATCAGAAGGCAAGTTTAAACAGACATGCaataacacacactggagagatgcctttcgcctgctcactttgcgataaaagatttgctATGAAACATTACTTAACAAGAcatatgtatacacacacaggtataaagccttttccctgctcagtttgtagTAAAAGGTTCCGTCAGAAGGGAGCTTTAAACAAACacgcaagaacacacactggagagaagccttttaccTGTGAATTTTGTGGTCATAAATTCGCCAGTAAGGGATCTTTAAtcaaacacacaagaacacacactgaagagaagcctttcgcctgctcactttgcgataaaagattttggaCAGAGCATGAGTTGACAACACACAGGTATACACACACAGGAATAAAACTgtttccctgctcagtttgtagTAAAAGCTTCTGTCAGAAGGGTGATTTAATCAGACacgcaagaacacacactggcgagaagcctttcgcctgctcacATTGCAATAAAAGATTTAGTCTGAACCATTCTTTAACAAGACACATGTGGACACACCCTGAAggaaagccttttgcctgctaa